The following is a genomic window from Pieris rapae chromosome 24, ilPieRapa1.1, whole genome shotgun sequence.
aaataatagcgtcaaagtaaaaaataagaagcgctttacttatttacttacctactctcaattagttattatttcgcAACAAACACTACATGAAAATCTAATGAAAATCAATCatgaaaatacttatattacgcTAATAACAGTATTCATTAAACGACaacaacaaatgaataatgcaATATCAATCGTCaggttataaatacataaagtcAAAGACTACAAacgtaacttttttattaaagagaggCGAGTAAAGGATACTAAACATACAGCCATCTCGCGAGTTTATGAGTAGTTAACTCTTTATCCGGCAGCACTCTTATAATTCAGGCACATTCAactaaatgcaaataattgtatggtttataccaaaacagaaaaaatcgAATGTCGATTTTCAAGGGTGATATATCGATTCAGTGAATCGACACAGTACTTcatatcgatttaaaaaatcgatattttctGCTCGAAAAATCGATTCTTCGATTAATCGATCTCAGATCGCCATCCCTACTCTTAGTAGTCTGTGAAAGTTGTGACTCTTTCCGGCTGAATCCATTatccaataatttatttgtttacattcATTAAATACAGCCTTTTTATGACTGAATTTTAATAGACAGGGCATTATGACGGTGAAACCTCgtgtaaaattagataatGATGATGACCCAGTCGAAACTATGTTAAAAAAGGCTGGTTGTCTAGACTTACATTATAAAGTTCAGGTAATCAGAAAAATAACCttttattcctttttaatGTTGgaaatgatatatattttcactacCTCATCTTTCTTAAGTATGGTGTCACCCAGTcagtaattactttaaaaaaaatttaaattatatcttttatattttccaaaccgttatatttttttattccaaagaaaaagagatttttattaaaatcttttgtagaattaatttaaaacaataagcCTCAAATATGCCCAGGGCTCAAAACGAATTTCCATATGTAGGTACTTCTTGGAAATTTGTTTAGAGATTATAGAAAGCCTGAACTAGacaagtacatatttataacatcATGGCTTTATATAACCATGTTTACCACCTTGGTGGTATTGTAGTTTGGATTTCCAACAATTCAATCcttattgttttagaaataaatttagacaaatatgtttttttaggaATGCATTAATACAACAAAAGATTGGAGGCAATGCCAAACCGaagtaaatgattttaaagatTGCATTACAAGACATAAGCAAGAAGAAATGGCTAAAGCTggcagataatattttttatctatactaacAATAGGTGTAtctagttataatatttatatgtttcaaaattgttaaatgttcTGATTAACAATGcacatgtttaataatttaacaatttcacacaacttagttaaaaaaatagtttcataCAAATGTGTTTTACTGCCAAAGgtttactaattttattttattttaattaataaaaataaaaattgtggtGATGTCATACAGTCAATATAGCAAGTTGACATATAagctatttttttagaatattaaaataaattatttcattattgtatGATTGCAAGTTTCTAGATAATTTTTCTGAATGgaacgtaaaaatatattttataataatttaataagaatgtTAAAGTTTTCTTTCTGATGCTTGGAAGTTATGTTATAACTTGTTATAGAAAATGCGttctgttaattaaatatttataaagttacaACCAATCAACCTACACCAACAATACTGTTGGCGTAATCATAGTGCGCTGATATAATAgaaaacagttacaaaataaaatatggatATCCATGACTATCAAAGAATTtaagttacaatttatttataaaaaaatgtctagtGTCATATTTGATCAGTGTTACCAACGTCTATAGTTCGTATATTCGTCTTTTGTATTACTTACATTAGAAGATAAATTAAAGAGTATTGACTGATTTTATCGAAGTACGACAGAGAGTTATGTTCTTTTCTTAAGGCCCCTAAGTCGTATTAGTACTCTACACAAAGCAAAGTATCAAGCCGATCAGAGAGAGCAAGGACGTCGAAGATTCGAGCCGCCCTGCGTTTGATCAAATTGAAATATCACCTGCTGAGCGACCTCGATGAAAGCCGTACTGAATACTGATGGTAACTAATCTGTAATCGGCCAGTGCTTCTCTAggcaaaatataattcttaaacgAGAGATAGCAACCCTAACGCTGTGCACCCTAGCACTCTAATAATCTGTTATCTTCCATCTGGTATTAGTTTAATGCCTATTGCCTAGTGTCAAATCTCGATTGTTTTTAGGTTATGTTTATGTAAACACTTAACAACAAATATGTTTAGAaagttaagaataaattatgtatcgtctatttacagtaattttgCAACTAAGGCGGAGATAGATCCAAAACTTCGAGATGGCTTTGATTCTAAACAATTCAGACCACGACATCACCCCGGCAGAACTAGCAAAACAAAAGCTTCCATACCTTCTACAATTCAGAAGTCTATAAATACCGTATTAGACGAAAATAACGCAAAAATGTACCTCGAAGAATGTAAAAAGTTAAGTAACCTTTTGAATTCCCGTTTATTGCCCCCAGAAGAACATGAAATCAGCGAAAAAGCTGCAAAAATACACCAGAATGTATCGAAAAAATTTTATGCAAAAATAACGACAGACATTACGGAAGAAGAGAAACTTGGTCACGAAAAAGAGATACAGAATGCTGTGTTTAATAtactaaagaaaaatgtttatgcCTGGGGTAATATAGCTTATGATAAAGCCACTTgcctacaatatttaatgtcaAGAGCTGCGCCTGAGTATGCTATATTAGTACGTATTTTGGATGAAATTAAACGAAAACTACCTGATTATAAACCTAGAAATTTCTTTGACTTTGGTTCTGGTGTTGGAACTGGGACATGGGCTGTTAACACCTACTggaaaaatgatatttttgaatattttacagtTGATACATCACAGGAAATGAATGATTTAGCAAGACTAATACTATGTAATGGCAAAGAAAATGTAGAACTTCCATATAGAGCATATTTTCAGAGACAATTTCTTCCTGCCTCTACAGATGTTAAATACAACATAGTTCTCTCTGCATTTTCGTTTTTTGAACTACCAAGCATGAAATCGAGACTAGAAACAATTCAGAAATTGTGGAACAAAACTGAAGATTTCCTGATAATTGTTGAACAAGGGACAAATGCTGGTTTCCAAATTGTCAATGAAGCCAGAGAGTTTGTATTaggtattcaaaataaaaatcagaaaGGGTATGTATTTGCACCTTGTCCTAATGATACTGCATGTCCACGATTCCTAGAACAAAAAACTCCATGCAATTTTATCATGAAGTATGAAACATTACCATTTAGATGCAAGGCAGAAGTTCAAGcagatttatttacttacgtCATTTTAAGAAAAGGTGAAAGACCTGAAGACGATCCTCAGTGGCCTAGAATTGTTCGAGCACCTTTAGTGAGATCTAGGCATGTTATATGCAGAATGTGTACTTCTGAAGGGGAACtgaaagaaattatattttctaaaaagaaatatgatcaGGAAACATATCGCTGTGCAAGATGTAGTATTTGGGGAGATGAGTtgcctgtaaaataaataaaatcaatttctaacattgttttatttaacttgaattgaatttttatttatattcataattgaTTGTACTGTATTATGTCTaatgtaaaatacatatttaaatttggtgATCTTGGAAGCACAGTTTGGTgatcaatttaacaaatacaaaatttacaaaGCTAAGGTCAATGTTTGACATTAAAGTCAAAAAGACAACATATATGTATGACTATTTTACTAAGTCATAGAATAGGACCTTAGATAAAAAGTATCAGATTTAGATTACacgaaattttatattattgtgtttatcATTGGCTAATAAgttgtaaatttgtttgacAACTTGGTgtactgtaattttattttcaactacaatattataaacttttttaaaacaatgtctacaataatataactagAGTAGctgtaaaattttgaaattaatctaTAATCAAATTTTTGCTAAACTGAATTTCAAAAACTGGGTGAGACCAATAGGAATtaagtaaacaaattataaataaaaaatttattcaataattataactgtAATCTAAGCTAGAATGTTTCCCTTGTTACGGAGAGCTGTGTATGCAACAATAACAGAAAGAGCCGTTGCGAGTACTTCAGAGTTAACCCAGGGTCCAGAGTAGCctgaaaattgaaaattgtattacataaaAGCATATTGAATTCCTTACTTTATACATGTACTCAATTGGTATATGGACTTGGAGCCTATAGAAAAAAGCAtgtgttttgtatttaaagaacagaaataatataaatatatttttaacttatcaGTTATGTTGTTAAAGTTCcagtatgtattattattaaaaaccaacTATTTCAGttacctttaaaaatatacatttacagATACTTTAAtgccaaaaaatatatttatactcaCTTCCTGGGTGGTTAAGTTGTATAGCCAACAATGGTGCAACTGAAGCTGCTGGGTCACTGCGACGAGCACGACGTAGAGAAGCAAAACCTTCCTCGTCTAAGATGCGGACTTCATGGACACCAGAGCGTGCCTTAGAAGGCTCTTCAGTCCAGGATacctaaaaatgtatatagtaCAATATTTGGTTCCCATATCTTAGTTAAAAGAGATTTGCAATTAATTTCTACTAGTGATTACAAAAGTTAATATTACTGGACCTCTTAATCCACTGACATggtaaatcttaataatactaataggGAAATAGAGAGGTATAAAAGAATTATGGCTTGAAAATCAAAAGTAATGTATAGAGCACCCCATACTTTTGTTTCAATGTGTTTTACAActtatagaatttaaataaccaAGACTcataaaaatacgtaattaattttaaggaaTACATAATGTCGTTTAAGTAATATGAAGTTATTAAgctaattttcaaatttacttGCTTCATATCGAGTGTGAAACGTTCTTACCTGGTACTTATTTTCACCAATACGCGCCGCAGTCAACGATTTCCCATCGACCTCAGCATATAAAGCGTAATTTGCAGGCAAAGGATTAtcacattttaatgtaaattctGTAATATAAGCGATTTGTGTCACTACCGTCGCATCTAAACTTGTGAAAGATGCAGCTTCTACTTGTGGGTTTTGGCAACTTTGAGCGAAAGCAGTGCTGGCAGCGATGGCGAGTATTgtgaacaaatattttgtgacCATTTTGCagtcttttaaaattactttttattaaaaatatatataaaattaatcagtcCACGTCGTAATCGTATTCGAAAATGATATTTGAAAGGCGAAATGCAATCGCGTTCCAATTTTCAGATTAGATCACACTCCACGtagtgaaaaattataaaaaaaagtgataGTCACtcatgttaataaatacaacataaaactttttgaactactatttttattcagattttgtagagaaatttaaataaatttagtgaaGCGGTTTGgatactaaattttttattatttaaagaaatatagaaaatattaggaatgttaaaatatcttataggCATGAAACGGAGCGTAGCGCATAATATCACCGATGACGTGTGGGTTGTCACTTCTCTTGACACAAATAGTAAATCTGATGCGTTCAACtttctatattttacaaatgtcaacataatataattatttgtaatagtaataatttgtaattgtaattattttttagaaaaatataatttcataaatttttttgaattcaatttttatataacttattacaaaaaaaatattttttacaatgatCGCGACGTCTTGCATTTGGCGGGGTATTTGAATTTCATCAGTATCATTTATGTTACCATTGTATTGATgtacgaaaaataaattatttttattcattgaatAGACAGgaactatataattttttatatatatcgcTAGCTGATATCTAGTTGTATTtgtctattttattacaaacctTCTGATAGGTTTGAAGTTACgttcaaaaatgtatgtatgtgaaaCCCTAAATTACatacttattttttcataGACAAGTTGAGCATTGGtggtttaaaactaaatttgatgAAATTCAATCGGGCAAATGCCAGGTCTGACTGACATAAGTTGAGGGaggtacttttaaataatgttataaatttctttataaataaaacgcaTGAATATCCGTAAAGgcctatattatttacttagaaCGAGTGCACTGGGCTTTGAGGGCCACTAAGGCTAGTGACGTCATAATCTTCCagtacatttttgtaattgtatctcttcataaataaaacacatgaaTATCCGTAAAGgcctatattatttatttatatcgacAGCGCCGGGCGATTCAGCTAGGGCCACTAGGGCCAGTGACGTCAGTGGTTGCCAGGGGGCGTCTTGGCGGGGGACGCGGGGGGAGGGTTGCTCCATTCGACGCCATCGCCCTCGTATTGCGTGTTCTCGAGTCTCGTAATCAGTCGTTCGTCTTCGTCGCCGAATTCACCTCCCATTAGTGACGGCTCGCCGACGACCATCACAtcctgaaaataataataatttattaccttatacatatattaagcattttttttcaaatttgttttggATTTCTGCTTTTAGTGTAGTTAAATCTGGACAGATTTCTAAATATCTTTCAAATGCTCCATCATCCCAGTAACATAGgccatatatatttttttggaataaaaaaaatacattccgCCGACAGAGTCCGCTATTTCAAATAGCttgcttttgtttattatcatAAACAAAAGATGATTCGCTATCAGTGCCTGACAGGCTTTTTGATCTAAGGTttgcatatataatataatatataagtgtacataCACAAAAAAGTACATGTCAGTGCCTTTTTAGCCAGAAATTTTTAAAGCATTGACCCAGAAAAAGATTTTGacatatctaaatatataaaaggctCTTCcgattcttataaaatttattatgcatattcagtaggtcTAAACCCCTAAGCGATAAGGGGTGTCCAGCCCAATATTcagtacttatttttttaatgatatgtatggcacacaaaaatataaaaaacacaaactgTGCCATGAGGTTCATATAGtgaaaaattcacagaaaaacctaaaaaaatttcattccGAATAACCAAACAGTCTCTGGGCATAGCAAGTTTATGTTGGccttttattactaataatttttttattactaataacaGGCTAGGCTGTAATTTTTCCCCAAGTACTGAGACattaacacataaaataacagtacctggatgaccgagctttgctcggtatttttattttttttaaattgtgttttttggaaattatatttaagtacgaattacatactaaaaaaatgatgaatatgaacaatatagaatatatccaatgctggaatagctttagtgttgttgtctcgttaaaacaattttaaaaaatagtattattattcgccgatagatgtcaggaagatacatttttcagtttaaattgggactactcaaacaccacctttttgttattttctatcatttattcctagctagatcgatttatcgcccccaaaaccccccgtatactaaatttcatgaaaatcgttggagccgatatcgagattccaattatatatatatatataagaattgctcgtttaaagatatataatattaaaaacttatttaatttaacagcCAAATAATCTTTGTGCCTcgaaaaaaaatgcatttctattacccaaatacaataatttatatgggaaaaaaacattagactatattattccaaatttaataaactcgtTACCAGCTAcactatttactaatataactagaaacaatattaaatttaaattaaaaaattattacataaagcaaacaattataaattacgcataacaaaaatcagacttcgtcatttaattcatatttaaatattagaacaTCCTGTAGCCGATTGAGAATTCTCGTCAAGAAAAGGTTTCTTGCATCGGCTATGTATGAAGCGGCGGTGTTTCGATTGTTTTAGTGCGTTGTTTGTGCAATTTTTGAGGGTAAAGGTGTTTTGTTGTACATTATGTcactttattaagttaattataattaaataaatattttcgacgtcctggtggacagaaaaactgtgtccaaTTTATGTTTCCACCATACCAACttctacaatttaaaaaaaagaaaaaaaaagggaataaataaatgaaattattacctGTGAGGCAAGACTGAAGTTGGGTCCGGGTGATCGTTTCTTAGCGGGGGCGGGGGGTGCCGCGTTTGCCCCGGCGCTTCCTTTGCGCTTACGACGCTTGCTCGCCGGACGTTGAGACTCTgcaataagtatttaatttacatatacgtCAAAACCTAGGAGTTTATCCAGTTTTAACTGGATCGAGCTGGATATATTCAGTAATGGGttgatcggttttagaaaaagcattATTGACATTCTCGAACCTAATTcactgttttgctgatgattttttttctctgctttaagtaccaaaattcttggtaattttattatattgtgtgtttgtcttatcttgtttatgtttttaatttcgtattttttgcaaaacttatgttttacatatattgtcgtgcatattagatagaagattttataaaattatcagtagatttagtaatatgtatgatgttgtagacttaataaataaataaataaaattaattaatcttaaaatcaatttatctATTGCCCCCTTTcccattaattattatttaacgaatTTCCCATTTATGagagttattaaaatagttaatttcTGCTAGAGGAAatcatttttgaagttatacttctttaggcgcgttatgaaaaattgatgagagtgaaattttacgatgcgcgcgcaccgtgacacaaaattaacagaatgaAGTTAGTTGCGCATGTTCATGTGTATGTCTGTTCactgtgtatttatttataatattaatccaCATGCTTTGAGtttctacatttaaaatacataggtGTTTTCATTATACAAGTGCGAATTTTATATGTGCGTCTGAATTATAATCAGAAgtgatttaaattgaatatttaaatcaatacaaattaatgttaGAACATATTTGTGATCATGTGTCATCAACCTTCCTAAGTGCTTCAATACAATTGAGATTAACTATccctatgtattatttattaatataaatgacgaaattattatttaatataattcatactaaatattattaaattattaacgttaaaaatgtaatattaagattaattaaaaaaaatgtgataaaa
Proteins encoded in this region:
- the LOC123690351 gene encoding cytochrome c oxidase assembly factor 4 homolog, mitochondrial; the encoded protein is MTVKPRVKLDNDDDPVETMLKKAGCLDLHYKVQECINTTKDWRQCQTEVNDFKDCITRHKQEEMAKAGR
- the LOC110996656 gene encoding methyltransferase-like protein 17, mitochondrial, with the protein product MYLEECKKLSNLLNSRLLPPEEHEISEKAAKIHQNVSKKFYAKITTDITEEEKLGHEKEIQNAVFNILKKNVYAWGNIAYDKATCLQYLMSRAAPEYAILVRILDEIKRKLPDYKPRNFFDFGSGVGTGTWAVNTYWKNDIFEYFTVDTSQEMNDLARLILCNGKENVELPYRAYFQRQFLPASTDVKYNIVLSAFSFFELPSMKSRLETIQKLWNKTEDFLIIVEQGTNAGFQIVNEAREFVLGIQNKNQKGYVFAPCPNDTACPRFLEQKTPCNFIMKYETLPFRCKAEVQADLFTYVILRKGERPEDDPQWPRIVRAPLVRSRHVICRMCTSEGELKEIIFSKKKYDQETYRCARCSIWGDELPVK
- the LOC110996649 gene encoding translocon-associated protein subunit delta; translated protein: MVTKYLFTILAIAASTAFAQSCQNPQVEAASFTSLDATVVTQIAYITEFTLKCDNPLPANYALYAEVDGKSLTAARIGENKYQVSWTEEPSKARSGVHEVRILDEEGFASLRRARRSDPAASVAPLLAIQLNHPGSYSGPWVNSEVLATALSVIVAYTALRNKGNILA